A segment of the Deltaproteobacteria bacterium genome:
CCATATAGCACGGGCACGCTTATCGCCCTTTTGCGTATTCCCTTCCCCAGGCCGGAGCCGAGGCTTCCCCGGGACCGGTGGGCACCAGTCTGGCCTCATCTCCATGCCGGGTGGTCAGATAAATCTTATACCCGCCCTCGCGGTTGGAAGTGAAAGCCAGGAAATATCCGTCCGGAGACCAAACCGGATCCTCGTCGTTTCGAGGGCCGAAGCTCACCTGCCGTTCCCGTCCCGTGGTCAGGTCCATGACGAAAATCCGATGGCCGTTCTCGGTCTCCCCCGCGTAGGCCAGAAACTTGCCGTCAGGGCTGATGTCGGCTCCGGTGTTGTATTTTCCGGCGTATGTGGCCCGACTGACCTCCCCGGATGGCATGTCGAGAACAAAGACGTGCGGATTGCCTGCCCGGCTGGAGACAAAGGCCATTTTGTGTCCCGCGGAGTCGAAGCTCGGGGAAATGTCGATGGCCCAATGCTGGACCAGGGGCTTGTCCAGCCTAAAACTTCGGTCCAGTAGGAAGATGTCTGAGCTGCCCTGGGGATTGATGCTTACGGCTAATCGCCCGTCGGGCAGAAAAACCGGGGAAATGACCGTGTTTCCAGGCAGGGTCCTGGTCGTGACCTTGTCCGTTTCGCCGTCCCAAAGTCCGAGCATATGCTCACGTCCGGAAAGATAGGTGAAGGCCAGATAGCGACCATCAGGGGACCAGGCCGGACTCAAACAGATGCCTCCAAGGCGGGTGACCTGTCTGAAATCCCGGCCCAGGGCGTCGGCCACGTAGATTTCCTTGTTTCGACCGATTTTTTTGACGAAGGCCAGCTTGGAATCAAAAAAAAGCCCGCTCCCGGTCAATATCTCCATCAGGGCTGAGCAAAACTTGGCGGCGACCTGCGGAATCTGTTCCGTCCCCTGGATCTGGTAGGCCTTGCCGAGCACGAGCCGCTGGGTGAAGACCTCGTAGGCCCTGAGCTCGACCTCACCGAGGATGCCCGGCCTCTGGGCCCAGGCCGAGGTGCAGGCCAGATCGACCTTGGAGAGCTGAAGCTTCCTGAAGTCCATGTTCCTGGCTAGATACCCGCCAAGGCCCCCTCCTCCCAGCATGTCCGCCGAGGAAACCAGATGAAAGAAAGGCAGGAAGGACAGGTTGGCCCTCAACTCCTTCTCCAGATTTACCGCCGGATCGAGATCGACGCCCTCACGACCCTCCAAGGGCAATGGCGACGCCAGATAGAGGTTCATTCGGGTCTGGCCGGGGCCGTGGATGTCGATGTTCAAGGCATCCTGGGCCACGGCCGGCAATGCGGCCAAAAAGAGGGCCGACAAGGCCAGGAGGAAAAGAATGATGACTTTGTTCATATGCTCACGAGATGAGTTCATTCAGATTGAAACGGATGACCAATCGACGGATCCCCAGAGGAGGCTTGGGAAAAACCTTGGTTTCGGCCACGGCCTGCATGGCCGAGGCATCGAAATCGGATCGGCCGGATGACTCGACGATTCTGGACCCGACGATTGTTCCGGCGTCGTCGATGTCGATCTCGACTCCGACCACCAGGGCACCACCTCCGACCCGCGGAAATCTCCAATTCTCCTTGACCTTGGCCTCGGCCAGGGACGCGTAGATATCCAGGAGGGTCACCCCTCCGCTCCCTTCGCCGCCCTCGCCAGGGGATCCCACTGCAGCGGCCTCTTGCCGGGCCTGAGCCAGAGCTCCGGCCACGGTGTCCTTTTGGGCTCGATCGCTGCGGGCGGCCTGTTCCCGGGCACTCCCCAGGGCGCTGGCCAGGATGTCCTCCCGGCTTTCCTTTTTCTCCGGCCTCTTTTTGGGCTCTTCCTTGGGCTTAGCCTTGGCCTCGGGCTTGGCCTTGGGTTTCGTATCCTGGGCCTTCTTGGCCGGACTGATGTCCTTGGGCGTCGGTTTTGGCTCGACCTTGGCTGCGGGCTTTGGGGTCGGTTTCGGATCGGCCTTTTTCTGGACTGCGGCCGATTTCGGTGTCTGGGAGGCTCCGCCCTTGGCCGGGCCCGGAGCCTTGAGGGTTACCAGATCAACGGTGTAGACTCTTTTATTCAGGTCGATCTTGGCCATGGAGTTTCCGCTTCCGGCCTGGAGCAGGGCCACGGCCACGATGACATGCACGAGGACCGACAGGACCAGGCTGAGTCCGCGCATGCCCGCCCCATCGCCCCCAAACTTGGAGAATGACCGGCCCGACGGAAAGGAAAGCCTCACGGATCGGTTTCCTCCTCGGCCACCACGCCCAGTTTTTCAACCCCCGCCGCCTTGGCCCTGGCCATGACCTTGACCACGACCCCGTAGGGAACGGCCCTATCGGCCTTGAGATACAAGAGTTTGTTCGTGCCTGACATGACCGTGGCCAGATGCTTTTCAAGCTCGTCCAATTCCAATCGATACTCGTCGAGGAAAAGAGTTCCGTTCCCGCTGACGGTCAGAATCACGTGATCACTGTCCTCGGGCAGTGAGGCCACTGTCCTGGTCTGAGGCAGATCGACCTCTATGCCCTGGGTCATCAGAGGGGCCGTGACCATGAAAATGATCAGCAAGACCAGCATAACGTCCACGAAGGGCGTGACGTTGATCTCGGAAACGAACCCTTTCCCCCCGACCCCGAGCGCCATCTCACTCCTCCCGGGTCTTGAGATCCATCCAGGGAATCTCGCGCTGGACCCTGTTCAAAAATGTTCCGGCGAAATTCACGAATTCCTTCTCGATACTGTTCAGCATCCCTAGAAAGGTGTTGTAGGCCACCGTGGCCGGGATGGCCACGAAGAGTCCGATGGCCGTGGCCACCAGAGCCTCGGAGATGCCTGGAGCCACCGCGGCCAGGGCCGCCGATTTCTGTATGCCTATGGTATGGAAGGCGTGCATTATCCCCCAGACCGTCCCGAACAGGCCTATGAACGGCGCAGCGTTGGCGCAGGTGGCCAGGAAGGGAAGAGACCTGGAGATGCGGTCCAATTCCCGGCTCACCCCCTGCTTCAGGACCCGACGGACGTTGTCCTCGGAGATCTTGTACTTGACCTCGGGTCGGATCTTGGCCCGCTCCAGATTCTTGATCTCTCCCAGGGCCAGATTGGCCACCGGAAACAAGGGCGAGCCCGACCCGGCTTTCAGCAGGCGCAGGGCGCTGGGCAGATCAGGGGCCTTGTTGAACCGTTCCAAATCCTGGAGGGATCGCTTGCGGACCCTGTTCAGCTGGATAGTCTTATAGAAGATGATGTACCAGCTGGTCATAGACATGGCTCCAAGAACGAGAAGGACCAACTGGACCATGGTCGTGGCCTGGGCCAGCATGTCCCAAAAACTGAATGAATGCATGACTGTTTCGTTTATGTTGAGGTGAAGGGCCCCATAGCCCCGGCCTCAGGCTTGGACCGTCCCTCGGGCGGCCAGGATTTTTCGGGCCAGACCGTCACCGTTGGCCTCGGCTCGCCGGTATTCATTTTCGGTCATACCCGCCCCCAGGGCGGTGATGCGCCGAAAGTCCCTCGAAACCAAATCCCCCGGGGCATGGGCGTCGTTGTTGATGACCAGACCGGCCCCGAATTTTCTGGCCATGGCCAATACGTGGCCGTTGGCCAAAGAATGCCCTTTGCGAGTCGTGATCTCCAAAAAAACTCCACGCTCGGCGGCCAGACGGACGTCCTGCTCGGTAATGAGCCCGGGGTGGGCTAGTATGTCCGCCCCGGCCTCGATGGCCGCCAGATTCGTGCCCAGAGCCACAGGCTCGACCACAGTCTCTCCATGGACAACCACCACCTGCGCCCCCAATTCCCTGGCCCGAGCGACAAGAACTGGCACCAAGCCGGGCGGAACGTGGGTCAATTCCACTCCGGCCAGCAGATCGAGGCCCATGTGCGGACCATATTCCCGGGCCACGGCCAAGAGTCCGGCCAGGGTCGTTTCCAGGTTGGAATCGTCCACATGATCGGTAAAGGCGATGCCCGAATACCCGGCCACCTTCGCCCTTCTGGCCAGTTCGGCCGGAATGAGCTCCCCGTCGCTGAAAACCGTGTGTGTATGCAGATCGAACATGATCACATCGAATAGGGTTTGCCGTCCGGATCGAACTTGGCCAGCACTTCGGTCCATTTGTCCGACTCGGCGTCGTCCAACACGGCCTGGAATGGTTTCTCGGCTCCTTTGGCCACGGTCTCCAGCAAGGTCTCGGTGGCCAAGACCGGGACACCGGCCCTGAGCGCCAGGGCGATAGCGTCCGAGGGACGGCTGTCCAAGCGCCTCTGCCGATCTCCTGTCGAAAGGACCAGCTCTGCGTAATAGGTGCCCTCGCTCAGGGCGGTCAACTCGACCCGATCCAGGGAGGTTTCAAGGTTCTCCAGGAGCCTCAGAAAAAGGTCATGCGTCAAGGGTCTCTGGACCTGTATCTTGTTGATGGCCATGGAGATGGCCACGGC
Coding sequences within it:
- a CDS encoding ExbD/TolR family protein; the encoded protein is MALGVGGKGFVSEINVTPFVDVMLVLLIIFMVTAPLMTQGIEVDLPQTRTVASLPEDSDHVILTVSGNGTLFLDEYRLELDELEKHLATVMSGTNKLLYLKADRAVPYGVVVKVMARAKAAGVEKLGVVAEEETDP
- a CDS encoding histidinol phosphate phosphatase domain-containing protein, with the protein product MFDLHTHTVFSDGELIPAELARRAKVAGYSGIAFTDHVDDSNLETTLAGLLAVAREYGPHMGLDLLAGVELTHVPPGLVPVLVARARELGAQVVVVHGETVVEPVALGTNLAAIEAGADILAHPGLITEQDVRLAAERGVFLEITTRKGHSLANGHVLAMARKFGAGLVINNDAHAPGDLVSRDFRRITALGAGMTENEYRRAEANGDGLARKILAARGTVQA
- a CDS encoding TonB family protein, whose amino-acid sequence is MRGLSLVLSVLVHVIVAVALLQAGSGNSMAKIDLNKRVYTVDLVTLKAPGPAKGGASQTPKSAAVQKKADPKPTPKPAAKVEPKPTPKDISPAKKAQDTKPKAKPEAKAKPKEEPKKRPEKKESREDILASALGSAREQAARSDRAQKDTVAGALAQARQEAAAVGSPGEGGEGSGGVTLLDIYASLAEAKVKENWRFPRVGGGALVVGVEIDIDDAGTIVGSRIVESSGRSDFDASAMQAVAETKVFPKPPLGIRRLVIRFNLNELIS
- a CDS encoding protein TolQ, with amino-acid sequence MHSFSFWDMLAQATTMVQLVLLVLGAMSMTSWYIIFYKTIQLNRVRKRSLQDLERFNKAPDLPSALRLLKAGSGSPLFPVANLALGEIKNLERAKIRPEVKYKISEDNVRRVLKQGVSRELDRISRSLPFLATCANAAPFIGLFGTVWGIMHAFHTIGIQKSAALAAVAPGISEALVATAIGLFVAIPATVAYNTFLGMLNSIEKEFVNFAGTFLNRVQREIPWMDLKTREE
- a CDS encoding bifunctional nuclease family protein, giving the protein MVEMHVFGLALDEESQVPILILKDGDGRFVLPIWIGNMEAVAISMAINKIQVQRPLTHDLFLRLLENLETSLDRVELTALSEGTYYAELVLSTGDRQRRLDSRPSDAIALALRAGVPVLATETLLETVAKGAEKPFQAVLDDAESDKWTEVLAKFDPDGKPYSM